DNA from Phragmites australis chromosome 16, lpPhrAust1.1, whole genome shotgun sequence:
TTCAGAGAGAAGCTCAACTTGCTGTGATTTGACCACAGAAGGCATATCTTGGAGACTAGTAGTCATGCTGTTTTATCTGAAATATACTTCATGGTGAATACACAAGGAATCGATAAACAGCAGCAGCTATGCTGCCTAAAATACACTAACTACATGATGATGAAATCTACGGGAAGaaatccattttactcccccgaACTATGCCAGTGGTCCGGTTAACCCCCTAAACTTTAAAACCATCCATTTAGCCCCCTAAATTTCAATACCGAATCACATAACCCCCTAAGCCGGTTTCAATGGTGGTTTTCGCCACCGTAGCTGCCACATCACCAAATTTTTGCCACTGTGGCTGCCATgtcagcttcttcttcctctagcCATCCCTTCATCTCTCCTTCCCACACCACACCCCTCCGCTAGCCGCCGCCATGGaacgccgccggccgccgtcgaCGGTGCTCCGaccatctctctctccattccctACCCGAGCTCCACTGCCGCCGCTGTGAAATCCACCGCGATCGAGCCCTCTCCGCCGCAGTCGAGCCAAGGGGAGCTCCAAGGAGCTTCTCTTCCGCATCCTCCCTCGATTCCCCGGCCGAGGCCATCGCTCAACTGCCAGAATCCACCTCGCTGCATCGTCTTCCCCGCCTTCGACCGTCGCCTCCGCGCCTCACCGACACCACGCCACGCTGTCGACCCTCCAAGCTAACGAGCACCACAGTCGAGcccatcgtcctcctcccccgCTCCATCGAGCTCCACCGACGCCCCCACCCTCTCCCCGTGCACTCCCCCTCTCTCCGTGGTACTCCGCCGCCTCCGGCCGCCGCTAGCCACCACTTGAGCCACCACCACTTGAGCCTAGCCGCCACTTGGGTAAAGTGATCCAGTATTCATGAGTGTAGCTATGAGTGTCATTCAGCATTTTTATGCATCAAAACTAGTAAGGCCAGACATACTTTTCCTAATTGTAACATGACAATTCACACCTGTGACTCAGTTCACTTCTATCTCAGAATTGAGAGCTTTAGAGCAAAACAAGCAAATATTTACGTGCAAAGCAGATCTGCCCAGCTAGCTATAGAATTGGTACAGATTACCATAGTACAGTGCATTATTCTACACCAAACTTAATTCTTTATCAAGCTGATTGAGGAGTGTGCTGTGTGCCCGTGCGTGGCTTACTGCCTTGATAAACTATTTACCACAAAGTGACAGAAACTGAAAAAGAAAGTTACCAAACTGAAGTTCACAGTGAACAAATTCTTGCATTGCTTCAGCCTAGCCTATAAATTCTTTAAGTGAATCTTCACAAGCTGTTGTCATCTCATCTCTAATGTCAGTTCCATCTAGCATAAACAATGTTTACTAAGTTGATAATAAATTGACATGCCAGTTGGTGTTTAACTTATCCTGGAACAGAACAGAGTTCATACACAGAGGTAAGATATATAGTGGGTAGTTCGGCATAAGTTTTGTGGTATTAGAAGTAGAATCCAAGGCTACTTATTCTATAGTGGGCTTAGGAATCCAATTAAAATCATAACACAAAATCTTTGCAACAAAAAATTGCAATGTAAGTAATTTACCATGTCTCCAAGGCCAAGCATCATGTAGTCACCAGTACTGCTTCCTGGAACAATCCCACCCAACAAATTCCTGGGGAAGATGAGCTTCACTGGAAGCTCTAGTTTCTTTGTAATTAACTGCAATCCAGGTAGGCTGAGTTTGTTTGCTACTGTGTGAACAGGATTAGATGCCTTCTGAGTGGCAACAGAGACCATGACatttgctccaaaaatcctctCTGAGAAGAACACCCAGAAAATATCGTACACAAACAAGCAGACAAGAAGCAACACACAGATCTTTATGTTGGGAAGCCTCACATGGCTGACAAATGCTATGCAAATGGAAATCCCCAGTAGGTTATTTAGCAACCAATGCCCTGATACCAACCAGGCTAACACCGTGCCTATGCAGAACAGCATCAGCAAACCTTGCAACCGGGTAAATGACTTTGAACAGCACCTCGACACGTAAGGATCCGTTAGATTGAATTGCGACTTGAGGTAGGTTATGTATGGAGACAGACAAAAGAAGAGTGCCATCGCTGAGGCCACAGTAGTAAAAGCCGTCATGAGGTGTGATACAGATGAGAACAGATAGAACATCAGCAACAGACTGCACGAGCTCACAAGGGGAATCATTAGAGCTTGTGAACGATTCAATGTGATGGAAGCCTCTGAAAAGTCCAAGTTCCTCTCCATCTCCTTGCCATAGTCCAGAGCACGTGATGCTGATGCATAGGCCACAGAAATGGCTGTGCCAATGAGAGCAAGTGATGCCGGCTCGAGCAAGTAGGTCAGTTTCCACAAGGATTCCATCCTATGAAAAATCAACCACAATTCACCCTTATTCTATCCTCTGACTCACCCAAGGATCATCAACCTGCTATGCACAAACAGTTAACAAAAGTAAGCATCAAGGATAGCTAAAACATGTAACGTGTTCCAATGATTGACTTCTTATGATCTGGTTTAGTGTTATGCAAGTCCCTTTAACAAAACACTTCCACATCAGAAATTTGACAGAAAAGAGCGAAGTTTTGTAACAAAGATGGCAGCTTTATTAAAAATTAACTCTCTCATGGGGgctcagtaaaaaaaaattggaaaaaaataaGCTGGTATCAGTAGTACTAGTTTAGGGCAAAGGACACCATGATTGAATACAAGTTGTGTACTTGAACATGGGCGTTGCACCCTCACCTTGGGTAGTCCAATGGGGCGGCCAAGTGAAACGGATCTTGCGCcagctgaggaagaagaacctAGTAGAGAACCATGGATGGGTTAGCTTAGTTATCCACAACATGGCAAACAAATCAGGAATTTACAGACTGAAgcgaagaaaaaaaagatttggAACTGGTTGCTCTTAGCCACAGGAAAAGAAACGGAAGATTCCCAAGAGCAAAACTAACTCTTAGAACAAAGGAATCGATCCATCGGAGCAAGCTAGGTGAGGGGTTCGGGGTTCGGGGTTCCTTACCAGCAAAGGAAGAAGTCGATCCGAGTCCGGATGGATCTCCACTCCAGTCCAGAACCAGTAGAAGAGGAGGGGGATGGGGAGGGTTAGGCCTGGGAGAGAAGACTTTGGTGGAATTAGACGTGCGTGCTGGAGAGTGGTTTCGGCGGCGCGGTCAGGCAAGGAGCATTGGTCCGAGTTGACTAACGATGGACGAGGGGGCTGGGGTGCCGGGATGAGGGGTGGTATGACGACCCGGCTGCCGGCGAGGTGCTGGATGACAGCCGGAACCACAAATCGGTGGCACGAGAAAGGGGATGAGAAGATGACCCCGGCTGCCGGCGAGGAACGAGATCCTCTTACTTAAGTCTCGGTGACGTGGTCGCTGACGAGCAACTCTAAGAACGATTCTCGTGAgggattaaaaaaaatttatgaaagaattttcatttattttataGTTTTAACGATTTTTTTTTACGGTTTAGGTTACGAATGAATtcttaaaattattttctttataacGGGATTCTATTCTTTCACTTCACGAATCTTTTGAAAGTAAGCTGTTAGACCATCTTCAAAGACTTCACTTCGgggacgaaaatcccgtcgtgaaggggtTTTTATTACCTTCAACGCTCTAACGATTTTCCTTTATGGTTCTTGTTACGAAAGGATTTTCAAGTTTATTCCTTTTAGGATGAAATTCTCTCTACTTTCTTTTCACGATTCCTCTTGAAGAaaaactgttgaagataagagaaaataaaaataataggaacagagaagaaaatcaagaatggaacaaaataaaaagaatatagttgAAGATGGCCCTTAAAGATgagacaaaataaaaaaaatagaaacgatgagaaaaataaaaaaataaaataaagaaaa
Protein-coding regions in this window:
- the LOC133895446 gene encoding signal peptide peptidase-like 1, which produces MESLWKLTYLLEPASLALIGTAISVAYASASRALDYGKEMERNLDFSEASITLNRSQALMIPLVSSCSLLLMFYLFSSVSHLMTAFTTVASAMALFFCLSPYITYLKSQFNLTDPYVSRCCSKSFTRLQGLLMLFCIGTVLAWLVSGHWLLNNLLGISICIAFVSHVRLPNIKICVLLLVCLFVYDIFWVFFSERIFGANVMVSVATQKASNPVHTVANKLSLPGLQLITKKLELPVKLIFPRNLLGGIVPGSSTGDYMMLGLGDMAIPGMLLALVLFFDNRKHKDVNVPSDVSPSKRRNYLWYALIGYGIGLVAALAAGILSQSPQPALLYLVPSTLGPVMYLSWLRNELWELWEGSGSILNEKARLLEV